Sequence from the Xiphophorus maculatus strain JP 163 A chromosome 16, X_maculatus-5.0-male, whole genome shotgun sequence genome:
TACAAGATATTAACATCTGATTTTTGTCTAAATGggatttgtaaaacatttttgatatgaTACATGACtaggatttaaaaaatttgcatggttaaaataaaaaataaataaaatcaaatgcaatGTTCTTGGGTTTATTGTCTGTAAgattttttgttcatgtttttttagcGAAGATTTATCTTAGTTTGGGTTCCCACAAGTCTGCTGCTCAATGAAAATCAATctatgttttcaaattaaattaaaaaatacccTAAGGGAAtgcaataaattaagaaaaaagtaaaagcaaaaacaagcgGATAAAAAATAGCTtacattatgtattttattttgtacatccCATATCAAGTCTTTATGTCAGTGAAAATTGCACTGACACAAATTCACATTGATCTTGAATTCTACAAAATCATTCCAAGGACCTACTGACCAACCTACAAACCTGCATAGGGTCACAAAAATTGCAGCACACTTGGTAAATATGAAGTAATTTAGTCTTCAATGTAAAACCTAAATATTAGTGTCAATTTGCAACTGAAGACCAATTAAACCGTTATAATTGAGGGAAAATGCAGTGCGTGCATACcagttttatgttaaataaataaaatacgtttttaaaaaaaactacatcttGGCACATTTTGTCTTCCATACTTGTTGCAGAAGACTGCACCAGTAAGCAAACCACCTcgtatttctaaatataaatgtaacaatACCGGTTAGAATTTACATTCCCTACaaataggaggaaaaaaagtatttaaaaattttattttggaaattccAGAATCAACTCTGCTTCCTGTGAACTCTGAGTAAAAGAGCAGCTTTACAAACCTGCGCACTGTAAGCGAcgtaaaagagaaagaaaggtgAATGTAATGCAACGTCAACCTAAAAGTAAGGGAAACTCTCAAGGACGTTATGGCATTTTACTGTCATTGCATAAAtattatatgtaaaatatgaagGATCTTTTAATTTGGAGACATactcttaatttaattttattttatgtaataaaatctgATGGTAATATGAGTTTAAATAGACTAATAAGTCGTgggaaagcccagatgatgatgatgatgatgccaTTGCTTATATTAGAGCAGGGTTTCTGCAAATTTTAAAGTCCAAAGAGAAAGATCCCCTCCAGCTAAGTAAAACTTCCTCAGAGGCCGAAAAATATAGAACctgttgaaaacaaacaacaaaaaaagacaacctGTAAACTAagatttttgaaatataatataaaacattacatCCCTAAGAAAGTGCTGGTTCTTTTAATGTCATTCTGTTGTGAAAATTCAATGCAATAAGTTATTCTCCAATTTTATTagagatacattttaaaacatttgctcGTTTTTAAGCCTTTTAGTCAAAATTATCAGGAGTTATTGTGGAAGGTCCAAAGAGTAACTTGTACTGTGTGTGTTATAACAAAAATATACGCTTACAattatttgataaaaatgtgtagTTTATCACgctaactttaaaaagtaacGTCTGTCTAAATGCTGACTTTGCGAGTTTTTcctgaaatgcttttattttgaaggtaaaTCCCCTCCACTTGCGGTGCGTCATTGTTTGTTGAAGCTAACTTTCGTTTTTCTCTGTTTACGTATGAATCATCTTTTCCAAGATGGCGACGCACCTGTTTCTCTGGCGATGATCCTCTTAATTTTTGcgcagtttttataaaataaccaCCGGGAATACGTTGTCGACAAACCGGCGGTGGGTGAGGGAAACTCTGAAGTGATCTGCACCGTCCAGAATGTCCACGGAGGAGCTGTCGGCTTCGGATAGCGAGACTGTGTTCGCCAGCGCCGGGGAGCGATGGGCACCGGTGGGCGCCGTGGCCAGCCCCGAGGAGGAGAGCGGCGGCCGGCCGAGGCAGAGAGGCTCGTCGTCGGCCACCGATGAGGAGATGGCCGCCCGGCTGATGAAGCTGGAAGAGGAGCAGGACTTGTTGAATTCGTCTCTTTTAGCGCTAACGTCGCACTTCGCGCAGGTTCAGTTCCGACTGAAGCAGATAGTTCACGCTCAGAGCGAGGAGAAGGAGAGGATGCTGGCCGAGCTGGAGGAGTTCGCTTTCCGGGGCTGCCCGCACGTCGTGGGCTGCCGAGCCCAGGACGCCAAGCAGCTGGAGAACTCGGTGAGACTTCCAGCTAATTATGgttcagaaatacatttaatggTTTAATAATATAAGAGTATTGTTTCTGGCGTGGTTAGGCTTATCAGAGGgaagataaacacaaacaatatatttaacagaaaaggaAGCATTTAATATATAATATGTGTTCAAGCCAATAAATATCTCTAAAtgaaaatttgaacaaaaaggCGGTGGAGGGGACTCTGagattttgaaattaatctcagaattaaaaaaaaatacttggaaatttcgaagtttgaaaagtcaaataaattgctagaaaaaaaatcagcttcatataatacattttcttgacaaaattagaatatttttgagttttaaaaatataaaaagattgCTATGAAAACgttgacatttttagattaatctcagaactctagaaaaaaaactggaatacatttgaaaaaaaaatttgaaattaatatcagaaatttttgtcgtctttttcaaaaaaaggaaatttctgactttgaaaagtTGTAACCTTgttagtaaaacaaaataaattaatactacaccaaatgtttctgtttttgttaagtccaaaaaatatctttgtttgtgtttcatatCTTGCACAGAACTAAGCTCAgacaaaaaatctgtttttcctgGGAAAAGCTAAGAACTTAAACCACTTTTACTTTCAAAGTATACATTAGGGTGCAATTTTTTGTTTAGTAGAAAACATAAAGCTTAGAGAcaatattttagacaaaaagtCTTATGCCACACATTTGCATTCAGAACTGACGGTGCTTTTTATCCTGCTCATTTTAGTTTTTGGGAATATGTCAACATCAGATTGATTGGTGCTTCTATCCTTAatgcaaactttaaattatgcTTTATGTGGTTGCAAGTGTTTTTTCCTGCTAAAACAGATGCATAATTACCATCGTATTTCCAGATCTGTGGTGGAAATGTTGCCTTGTTGAaacctcctgcagcagcagatcactatctgctttaaaaacagcCGCTTTGTTCCCGCTGCTTTTCCTGCTGATGGGAATTTTCAGCTCgttgtgtttcatttaaaagcctcttttatttcttttgtcacATGCTTCATTTGCAGGAAGATCTGGTGAGTAGATCTCGTGTAAACATTGCGCCAAAAGCAGCTCCTGAGAGGCGTGTGTGTGGTTGATTTATaatgggtgtgtgtttgtgtgtgtcctGTCAGAGCGAGAGGGAGAAGCGGGAGCGACTGGAGGCGcagagggaaaaacaaaaggatCTCATCGTCCAGCTGAAGACGCAGCTGGACGATCTGGAGCGCTTCGCCTATCAGGAGGGCAGCTACGACTCGCTGCCACAGTCCGTCGTCATGGAGAGGCAGAAGGTGTGGAAATGCAAACATGCGTCACGCTTCATGTGTCACGTCATAAAATCCACAGGTTGTACTTCCACTTTTAAACATCAGGCATATAAAGTCCAACATGCTCACATCTAAAACATTCAGACTAGagatgcaaacaattaattaaCCAATCAACTAATTTTTGATTAGTGGCTTATTAGACTAAAATGAGTTCCAATCATCAACTGACAACATCTACTTAGATCTtctttagtgttgtagtttgtccgccatccagcagagggcgccgctggtcatcctGAAGGAGCCTTAGATACAGACACAAAAATGGTCCCAGAGCCGTAAAGAGAAACTGTCCTACTTGGCAAAAACTTgggcatttctgagtttcagcTGTCagacatttctacattttttctacaaaattttcttgcaaatttttgacttttcaaactcggaaattttcaacttttttgtacaaaatttttgagattgatctcaaaatttcagacttttttctcataactttttgacttttgaactttttttttctacaatgcCCGTAATTCTCACATACTTGATTCTTCATTTAACAACCCAATTGGtccttgtttttatattttatgaatatgcCAAAGattaatgtgagaaaaacacacattttctatttactcagtcagtatttaatacaaaataatgttaacaTTAGATGGGATTGTTTTAATTCTGTatgttctgaaacatttaaccCTTTTTTGTTATGGAAAGAGAAAATGGCCACTTATTGGTTAATCTTTAGTCAAtaagatcaatcaactttagattaactcattaattgaTAACTATTATCCCTTATTTGCTCTCCTACCAATGAGAAATCTTGTGCAGAGTTGAAGTTATATTTAGACAAATATGAGCTTGTCGTTTGGCTTTCCCAGAAGCAACGCCACTTTCCGTGTTTACCTACCTCAGTGTCGCATTCAAGGAAGTCACGGATAAACAGCTTCTGGAATTCTCTGATTAGTTTGATGAGAATcgacaataattttttttagatcaggAAATGTTGAGATGACAGGAACTGGGTGAGGTTTCTTTACCGTTGTTTGTTTGATTGGAGCAGTGATCCCAGCTtctaaattaattgaaaataattcatttagaGGTGTCCAAATCTGTTGTGAAAGGACGGCAAGTTTCTCCAAATTCCttcagtttccagtttttttttccccaaaaaatatatttttttgtgatgctaattattattattgataataatcagacgggaagaaaaacacacagcaacGGTCTCTACTTCCagcttttcttgcttttttttaaacacatttttattagttttgtgttttcagtttctctattaaatgttaattacatGTCTGTTATTACCAAAATGGTTTAATAGgactattttacaaaaatgtaaacatttaattttaggagtatttttactgcactgtactttttatttttacttgagtaattttattatgaaatactGCTACTctaaatttctggattttctacccagtgagtgaaaaacaaacatgttttaaccaaaaattcaccagacacacaccttcttgttaaagtttcataatttttatattgaaagaaactgatttggaacaaatttattttgcctgattttgttactttttgttaCCTTTATGAATTATCGTCATTTTGGTCcctaaaatccacaaatttCCATTTAGTTTAATATTGTGGTccaactgatgatgtcatttttaaataatttgatcagCTACTCAGtagataattagattttttcccAGACATTTTTTACTCTTGTGTAAAaatctgttgcagtagtattactcttacttgagtgcAGTTTTTCTTACCCTGCCCATCTTTTCCTAATATTGACCTGGATTCAAAGTTCATATAAGTAGAAgctgtcaaacaagatggctgccttGGCTGTGCTGACATGAGTCCGAACTATGGAAGCTGAAATCCAGATgtttcaaaaattaaatctttaaaaaaccaaaaataatattagAATTGATGTAGCGCCctggttttagtttatttggTTCCATGACCTTGATGGAAATTCTCCCGAAgtgattttcatgttttgtttcagctttTACCTTCAgcctgtttctgtttccaggtCATCATCGACGAGTTGATAAAGAAGCTGGACGTGAATCTGAACGAGGACATCGGGAACTTGTCCCCGGAGGAGCTGAGACAGCGGGTGGACGCCGCCATCGCTCAGATCGTGAACCCGGCCCGAGTGaaggagcagctggtggagcagctgaagaCCCAGATCAGGGACCTGGAGATGTTCATTAACTTCATACAGGGTACGCAGGACACACACGTGTTCATTCTGGGTTTTATTCTTGTTAGATTGTCtctttttaatcatatttttgccttttcttatttaaagatGAGGTGGGGAACCCTCTTTTGTCAGATGGAGGGCAGAGTCAGCAGCCGAAAGCAGTTGGAGCCAACGGCAGAGCTGCAGGGATGAAGAAGAAAGGTCAGCTTATTACAGACAACCAGAGAgtcttaaaatgtattaaattcacaaaaaaagagaatcatttttccttaaataGGTTAATCACAGGACTTACATTTTGTTGGGGCAGGACGTTTTAATCCAGGATATTCCATGTagtcatttgttttgtcttgttttgtttttatccaggACTACGCTAACTAGCCGCTAATAAATccatatatatctatatatatatctgtcaAACATCTTAAATTACAGTTAATATCTTAACTCTTAAATTATAGTAGGTGAAACCAGCAGAGTCCCAGTTCTCTGCTGGTTTCATTAAGCTGCCTGTCCCTGTGTTTCTGCCCCCCACAGTGGACCCGGTCCAGGCCGAGCGGATGCGGGACACGGGCCTGCAGCTCATCCAGAAGGCTCTGGCCGTGCTGCAGATCTTTGCTGCCAGTCAGTTCGGCTGCTCGGCCGGCCACGTCCCCCAGAACCTTTGGCCCCAGGACTGTCCGGGCCGGGACTACGGCCCCCTGCTGCAGCGCCTGGAGGCGGCCGTGGAGAAGGTCCGGGTCCTGGGCTCGCGGCGCCATCCCTCCGTGGAGCACGTGGTGAGCTACAGCGGCGGGGCGGCGGCGGCGCTGGGCGCCCGGGACGAGCTGACGACGGCGGTGAGGAAGGAGCTGGCGGTGGCGCTGAAGGACCTGCTGGCCCACGGCCTGTTCTGCCCCTCGCAGACCATGAGCCTGGTGCTGGCGCCCATCTCCTGCCTGCTGCCCTACCGCCCCGCCCCGCTCGCCATGCACCCCTGGGAACTCTTCGTCACGTACTATGAGTCCAAAAACGGGAAGGCGTTCGTGGAATCGCCGGCCCGAAAGCTGTCGCAGTCCTTCAGCCTGAAGGTGGGCGGCGGCCCGGGGACGGTGACGCCCAAACACTCGCTGCTGTGGGCCGTCCACTCGGTGCTGAAGGAGCACGGCCGCTACAAGCGCGGGCCGGACTCGGAGCTCAAAGCGCTGGTGTGCATGGCGCTGAACGAGCAGCGGCTGGTTTCCTGGATCAACCTGCTCTGCAAGTCGTCCACTCTGATCCAGCCGCACTACCAGAGCTGGAGCTACATGGCCCAGACGGGCTTTGAGGGCGCCCTGCGCATCCTGGGCCGCATCAGCCACCTGCGCTTCAACCTGCCGGTGGACCTGGCCGTGCGGCAGCTCAAGAACATCAAGGACGCCTTCTGACGAGGCTCTCCGCGGCGccgttcactgcaaaaacacaaagtctgacCAAGAGTTTCTGTTCAAAATGTctctttatgtttaaaataagacaaaactaaatcaCAAGAAATACcaacttattttaagtcagttaTTATCAAATATTGATAGAAATAACTCACTGGCAGATTATCTCACTTATAACgtagagaaaaatgtcttgttgccatggaaactagtactttttatcaatattcaagaacTACGTACTAAGAAATttctacatcttgctgaaaaattagttttgtcttatttcaagtgtactaagaatTTTGCAGTGTACTCTAACCCGTTACAGGTTGTTTACATGTGCATGAATGTGTTTCTCCTCTAAACATGCCttacgctgcaaaaacacaaagtattaccaagtgtttctgtttggtttctgtttcaaatgtcttattatgtttgaaataagacaaaactaactcacaggtaacatttcagcaagaaataccagcttgttttaagtcagtaattacTGAATGTTGATAAAAATCATTGCTTCACTTTTAACATGGGAAGAAATAtcttgttgccatggaaatgtgtactttttaatattcaagcattatttactgaaaacaagctcctatatcttgctgaaaagttgcttgtgagttaattttgtcttattttaagtgtactcagaaaatagagaaaaatacttaagatttagtgtttttgcagtgtagagtCACCTGCGATGACCTCACCTTTAACCTTCAGCCTAACGCCAACATCTTTGTGACCTTTGCTCATCAGCTTCTTCCtctgctggacctgatggcgCTCTAACCTATGCAGCAAACATCCTGAGGAgacatgcactgcaaaaacactaaatcttacagTATTTTTGAACAGAGCTAAAGTAAAAAACTTATCGATATTGATGAAATCGTACTAGTAGATTATTTCCTATAATATGGAAACATgtcatgttataaatgaaataatctacctCTAGAAccagcactttttcatcaacactaaggaattattgactctgccaagcttctatatcttgctgaaaagctacatgttttgtcttattttgagtttactgagatattttctctagaaactagaccaaaatagttggtaagattttgtgtttttgcagtgtatgtaGCAGCAGAAACATTCCTGATAAACTCTCTAGTTCTTGTTTATAACTCTGGATGCTGTTACGCAAACAGGAAGCTTCTGTGTAGcaaaaatcaccaaaataaaagctctctgtgtgtatgtgtgggtggCGTTGCTGTTATCGTGCAGCTTTTTGGTCAAATGAACCACCGAATGTGTTCCTGTGTTTCAGTTCtgactgagctgctgctgatgatcatttttattccagattttattttattttccatgaacAGCAAATCCTGTCCGTAAAACCTGAATGTATGAACTGTAGATGCTATTAAACTGACGTTAGTTTGTattagttgtttattttgttcatgtgtttgTGTCAAACCTTCAGCTGTAGAGCACTTTTCCAAACTTCAGTTGTGGTTTGGGTATACTTACtgcacactttttatttttgttgttatgtttagatgtttatttattagatgAATTGCTTTAAACACTTAAAGTGGCTGCTTTAACTGTAGCAGTTCAACCTGGGAGCATCATTGAAAACAATtaattctatatttatttaattgaagaTGGTGTATGGGAACATATGAattgttatttttggttttattatatttaatgtaaacctgcagttgtaaaataataataaaccaagtaaaagaagtttctttttttaatcttcgtTTCTTTCGTCTGCAGCCTCCAGGGGGCGCCACATTCCCTCATCTATCTATCTTTCTACCTATCTATGCATTCTGTATTAATGTGTACACAATAAAGTATCCCAATCttcaaattttatatttcagtcaCGTGTTTTACTTTGCGATGCAACattgttaatatattttattttattgttttctttttaaaatttggctGTCTTTTTCCACGATCTGCTTCCATGTTGTTGAGGAATGCAGAATATTAAGTAAGTATATAATATGTACaatattattaaatcaaatttaaaagaaagaaggtTGTACCTTTAAATTCCTCCTAAATCCGTAAGAAGTTCGTACTTATTTAAAGTCtgtactttaaaatgttcaaattttaaacatttatatttgaaatgtaaaaatagtatttacattttacatttagatgtttaataatatatatgtattttttctaaaagataatcccaatatttccaaaataaaatgatttaggAAGTGACGTACTTCACGTTTGCCCTCTGGACTTCCTTTTCCTGTTAGCGGCGGCCGTAGAGAAGCATCAGTGAGTGaatttttcctcaaaataatCCACATCCATCGGGTTTAATCTGGGTTAATCTGTTCTCTTTATCACCGTATATCACAGATTACCCTCCGTAGTGTCAAACTCGACCTGATATTTAGTGAGTTTATGTTTgattaaagatgaaaattaGCTGTTTTGCTGCGGTGGGATCTCTTCCCCAGCGCACTTTCCAACATGGCAGCCTACTTGGGGCTAAAGCTGCACCTT
This genomic interval carries:
- the rundc1 gene encoding RUN domain-containing protein 1 isoform X2, which encodes MSTEELSASDSETVFASAGERWAPVGAVASPEEESGGRPRQRGSSSATDEEMAARLMKLEEEQDLLNSSLLALTSHFAQVQFRLKQIVHAQSEEKERMLAELEEFAFRGCPHVVGCRAQDAKQLENSSEREKRERLEAQREKQKDLIVQLKTQLDDLERFAYQEGSYDSLPQSVVMERQKVIIDELIKKLDVNLNEDIGNLSPEELRQRVDAAIAQIVNPARVKEQLVEQLKTQIRDLEMFINFIQDEVGNPLLSDGGQSQQPKAVGANGRAAGMKKKVDPVQAERMRDTGLQLIQKALAVLQIFAASQFGCSAGHVPQNLWPQDCPGRDYGPLLQRLEAAVEKVRVLGSRRHPSVEHVVSYSGGAAAALGARDELTTAVRKELAVALKDLLAHGLFCPSQTMSLVLAPISCLLPYRPAPLAMHPWELFVTYYESKNGKAFVESPARKLSQSFSLKVGGGPGTVTPKHSLLWAVHSVLKEHGRYKRGPDSELKALVCMALNEQRLVSWINLLCKSSTLIQPHYQSWSYMAQTGFEGALRILGRISHLRFNLPVDLAVRQLKNIKDAF
- the rundc1 gene encoding RUN domain-containing protein 1 isoform X1, which encodes MSTEELSASDSETVFASAGERWAPVGAVASPEEESGGRPRQRGSSSATDEEMAARLMKLEEEQDLLNSSLLALTSHFAQVQFRLKQIVHAQSEEKERMLAELEEFAFRGCPHVVGCRAQDAKQLENSEDLSEREKRERLEAQREKQKDLIVQLKTQLDDLERFAYQEGSYDSLPQSVVMERQKVIIDELIKKLDVNLNEDIGNLSPEELRQRVDAAIAQIVNPARVKEQLVEQLKTQIRDLEMFINFIQDEVGNPLLSDGGQSQQPKAVGANGRAAGMKKKVDPVQAERMRDTGLQLIQKALAVLQIFAASQFGCSAGHVPQNLWPQDCPGRDYGPLLQRLEAAVEKVRVLGSRRHPSVEHVVSYSGGAAAALGARDELTTAVRKELAVALKDLLAHGLFCPSQTMSLVLAPISCLLPYRPAPLAMHPWELFVTYYESKNGKAFVESPARKLSQSFSLKVGGGPGTVTPKHSLLWAVHSVLKEHGRYKRGPDSELKALVCMALNEQRLVSWINLLCKSSTLIQPHYQSWSYMAQTGFEGALRILGRISHLRFNLPVDLAVRQLKNIKDAF